The Spirochaetota bacterium nucleotide sequence AAAATTAAAAGTAAGAAAAATAATAAAATTAACTTTATTTTGACTTTTTTAGTTGTATTAAATAATTTATTCATATGCTCCTTTTAAATATAAATTTAAATTAATTTTTATTCAAAAACTTATTCATAAATATAAAAATAGATTTTATCTTTTCATTCCAATTGCAGTTTGTAGCAAAGAATCTGAAGTTTGAACAGATTTTGAATTAAATTCATATGCTCTTTGTGCAACTATCATTTGAACCATTTCATCTACAAGATTTACATTTGACATTTCAAGATATCCTTGTCTAACAGTACCAAATCCATCAATATTTGGCATACCTCTAATAGCTCTTCCTGAGTTTGGGGTTTCTTTAAATAAATTTTCTCCTATTGCATCAAGTCCTGCTGGGTTAACAAATCTATATAGATCAATTTGCCCAATTAATACAGGTATATCGTTATCATAAGTTTTTACAAAAATTTTACCTTGTGGAGTTATATTTATTGATTCGTAAATAAATCCATCGGGAAGAATGATTTCTGGTACAATTCGATAACCTTGAGATGTAACAACTTGACCGTTTTCATCGATTTTAAAAGAACCATCTCTTGTATATGCGAAGCTTCCATCTGGTAGTTGTACTCTGAAAAAACCTTCTCCTGCAATAGCAATATCTAATTTATTTCCTGTATGTTCTAAAGCTCCTTGGTGAAAAAGTTTTTGAGTTGCTGAAACTTTAGAACCATATCCTACCATCATTCCAACTGGTCTTACAGTTTCTTCTTCAATTGTAGTTCCAGCCATATAAAGCTTCTGGTATAATAAATCTTCAAATTCTGCTCTACCTTTTTTAAAACCGTATGTATTGACATTGGCTAGGTTATTTGATATCACATCTATGTTTACTTGTTGGGAACTCATGCCAGAAGCACCTATCCATAATGACCTTATCATTTTATCCTCCCAAAATTTTTATAAAATTATTATTTTTTATCTAACTACACCAACTTGATTTACCGTTTTTTCTGCAAGCATATCGTGAGATGTTAATGCTTTAGAATTAGCTTCAAAAGCTCTTTGAGCTTCTATAAGTCTTACCATTTCAATTATTGGATTAACATTTGCTGTTTCTAGATAACCTGAAAGAACATGCATATCTTTATTATTAATTAAATAGGGAACACCAGAATATTGAGTTTCTCTATACATTGAATTACCAATTTTTTCAGCATATTTAATTTCAGGGAAATTGTAGAATAAAATTTTATCAAGATACGAATATTCAGATTTGTTAAAATCTTTAACAAATATTTGACCAAATCTATCAATTATAAAATCTTTATCTAAAACATTTATATAGCCTTTTTCGCCTAAAACTTTAAATCCATCCTTTGTAACTATATAACCTTCACTATCAAGATTTAATTCACCATTTCTTGTATAAAATATTCCATAAGGAGTTTCAACTGAGAAAAATCCTTCTCTAAGTAAGGCAATGTCAAGTTTATTTTCAGTTTTGAGTAAATTACCTTGACTATAGTTTATGAATTTTTCATTAACTTCAACACCTGTACCAACTTTTCCAACTATAGGAGCAACATCAACTGAACCAAAGTCAAAAACTAAAACTTTATCATTCATTCTTCTTAGGAGCATTTGAGGGAATTCTTTAAATATTAATTGTTCTTCCTTATAAGATGTAGTATTGACATTTGCAAGGTTATTTGAAATAGTTGCTATTTTTTCAGCTTGTGTGATCATTCCAGAGGCAGATGTGTAAATTCCTCTAACCATATTTCCCCCATTTT carries:
- the flgG gene encoding flagellar basal-body rod protein FlgG gives rise to the protein MIRSLWIGASGMSSQQVNIDVISNNLANVNTYGFKKGRAEFEDLLYQKLYMAGTTIEEETVRPVGMMVGYGSKVSATQKLFHQGALEHTGNKLDIAIAGEGFFRVQLPDGSFAYTRDGSFKIDENGQVVTSQGYRIVPEIILPDGFIYESINITPQGKIFVKTYDNDIPVLIGQIDLYRFVNPAGLDAIGENLFKETPNSGRAIRGMPNIDGFGTVRQGYLEMSNVNLVDEMVQMIVAQRAYEFNSKSVQTSDSLLQTAIGMKR
- a CDS encoding flagellar hook-basal body protein, which produces MVRGIYTSASGMITQAEKIATISNNLANVNTTSYKEEQLIFKEFPQMLLRRMNDKVLVFDFGSVDVAPIVGKVGTGVEVNEKFINYSQGNLLKTENKLDIALLREGFFSVETPYGIFYTRNGELNLDSEGYIVTKDGFKVLGEKGYINVLDKDFIIDRFGQIFVKDFNKSEYSYLDKILFYNFPEIKYAEKIGNSMYRETQYSGVPYLINNKDMHVLSGYLETANVNPIIEMVRLIEAQRAFEANSKALTSHDMLAEKTVNQVGVVR